From the Luteolibacter rhizosphaerae genome, one window contains:
- a CDS encoding peptidylprolyl isomerase, whose translation MAPHRLPILAALAVAAFSPAHAALEADLVTTRGTVTIELEYAKTPKAVANFISLARGSRAWMDSRSGAVNTGPFFNGLPFHYVSNTAEEKLVECGSKDGSGSDDPGYTIKDEFDPSLTHQAYVVAMASEGPNSGGSRFHLAGNLAMPVLDQRNVVFGRIPSVQSRSVVDQILSAGSGQTSLLSVTIRGTDPLAASFDASAIPLPVVGPVSGSLAIQPGLAANLFFPRAPMTVLRAYSGTDLISWAPHYRSFAGMDEPLPAATHKLDNAADPRRFYHLSQTTYTDALGSSHFANRTITTNSPGLGELVYQFNASGTGGSYSNTPDPEFPFFNFTGTFSVEMNPAPRFDGYFFKMLVATPGLGGASYVDLSGGYDSIGTSAVTGRSFSRVLTATKSLIFEDQGSLELTRP comes from the coding sequence ATGGCCCCCCACCGTTTGCCGATCCTGGCGGCTCTTGCCGTCGCCGCATTTTCTCCCGCCCATGCCGCGCTTGAGGCGGACTTGGTCACCACCCGCGGCACCGTCACCATCGAGTTGGAGTATGCGAAGACTCCGAAGGCGGTGGCGAACTTCATCAGTCTGGCGCGGGGATCACGGGCCTGGATGGATTCGCGGAGCGGTGCGGTGAACACGGGGCCATTCTTCAATGGGCTCCCTTTCCATTACGTCTCCAATACCGCTGAAGAAAAGCTGGTGGAATGCGGGTCGAAGGACGGCAGCGGGAGCGATGATCCGGGCTACACGATTAAGGACGAATTCGACCCGAGCCTGACCCACCAAGCGTACGTGGTGGCCATGGCCAGCGAAGGTCCCAACAGCGGCGGAAGCCGTTTCCATCTCGCCGGCAATCTGGCGATGCCTGTCCTTGATCAACGGAATGTCGTCTTCGGCCGTATTCCGTCCGTCCAGAGCCGCTCGGTGGTGGATCAGATCCTCAGCGCAGGCTCGGGACAGACATCCCTGCTTTCCGTGACGATTCGCGGCACGGACCCTCTTGCAGCTTCGTTTGATGCTTCGGCCATCCCGCTTCCTGTCGTCGGACCCGTATCCGGCTCCCTCGCGATCCAGCCGGGCCTTGCGGCAAACCTGTTCTTCCCTCGCGCGCCGATGACCGTGCTCCGCGCCTACAGCGGCACCGATCTCATTTCCTGGGCCCCTCACTACCGGAGCTTCGCCGGGATGGACGAGCCGCTCCCCGCGGCGACGCACAAGCTGGACAATGCAGCTGACCCCCGTCGTTTTTATCACCTGTCCCAGACGACATACACGGACGCCTTGGGATCCTCTCACTTCGCCAATCGGACGATCACTACGAATTCTCCCGGCTTGGGAGAACTTGTCTATCAGTTCAACGCCTCGGGAACCGGAGGTAGCTACTCGAATACTCCCGACCCCGAGTTCCCCTTCTTTAATTTCACGGGGACCTTCTCGGTGGAGATGAATCCCGCTCCGCGTTTCGATGGCTACTTCTTCAAGATGCTGGTGGCGACGCCGGGCTTGGGAGGAGCCTCTTATGTCGACTTGAGCGGAGGCTACGACAGTATCGGCACGTCGGCAGTGACGGGCCGCTCCTTCAGTCGGGTGCTCACTGCCACAAAGAGCCTGATCTTCGAAGATCAAGGCAGCTTGGAGCTGACGCGGCCCTGA
- a CDS encoding RNA polymerase sigma factor: MSAPPVHNPEVPKLTEHLFRHEAAKLVSTLTGIFGIHRLQLAEDVVQEAMIRALQTWPYYGVPANPAAWLMQTAKNRALDLIRREKLFNEKQLEIAASLEALPDEGDTPRFDDEIRDDRLRLIFACCHPAISLEDQTVLALKTLCAFSVTEIATAFLSSEGAIAKRLTRAKQRIQDQRIPFEIPSGAELESRLDGVLQVLYLLFNEGYKASSGELIVKEDLCREAIRLGGLLAAHPAADHPRTHALLALMLLDAARIPARQDRDGNILRLMDQDRESWDRTLIAAGLWHLSQSSRGEELSEYHLQAGIAACHCTAADYRATDWARILKHYDRWQEVSDSPVVALNRAVAVANVHGAEAGMKALREIAKPEQLETYYLFHAVVGDFEERMERRQEAAASFSKAIELTGVAAEKTFLDERRRACESNVPYRPGKHRPKG; this comes from the coding sequence GTGAGCGCGCCGCCTGTCCACAACCCGGAGGTCCCGAAGCTGACCGAGCACCTCTTCCGCCATGAGGCGGCCAAGCTGGTGTCCACGCTCACCGGGATCTTCGGCATTCATCGCCTCCAACTCGCCGAGGATGTGGTGCAGGAGGCGATGATCCGTGCGCTCCAGACCTGGCCCTACTACGGCGTGCCCGCGAATCCCGCGGCCTGGCTGATGCAAACGGCGAAGAACCGCGCGCTCGACCTGATCCGGCGTGAGAAGCTCTTCAACGAGAAGCAGCTGGAGATCGCGGCTTCGCTCGAAGCCTTGCCTGATGAGGGGGATACTCCCCGATTCGATGATGAGATCCGCGATGATCGTCTGCGGCTGATCTTTGCCTGCTGTCACCCGGCGATCTCGCTGGAAGACCAGACCGTGCTCGCGCTGAAGACGCTCTGCGCCTTCAGCGTCACGGAAATCGCCACGGCCTTCTTGAGCAGCGAGGGGGCGATCGCCAAGCGTCTCACCCGCGCCAAACAGCGCATCCAGGATCAGCGGATTCCCTTCGAGATCCCATCGGGCGCGGAACTGGAATCGCGGCTCGATGGCGTGCTGCAGGTGCTCTACCTGCTTTTCAACGAAGGATACAAAGCTTCGAGCGGGGAGCTGATCGTGAAGGAGGACTTGTGCCGTGAGGCGATCCGCCTCGGCGGTCTGCTGGCCGCGCATCCGGCGGCGGATCATCCCCGCACACATGCCTTGCTCGCGCTGATGTTGCTGGATGCCGCACGCATCCCCGCACGGCAGGATCGCGATGGCAACATCCTGCGCCTGATGGATCAGGATCGCGAATCCTGGGACCGCACCTTGATCGCCGCGGGCCTCTGGCATCTGTCGCAGTCATCGCGCGGCGAGGAGCTGAGCGAGTATCATCTGCAAGCGGGCATCGCGGCCTGTCACTGCACCGCGGCGGATTATCGAGCTACCGATTGGGCCCGCATCCTCAAGCACTACGACCGCTGGCAGGAAGTCAGCGATTCGCCCGTCGTCGCGCTCAATCGCGCGGTGGCGGTCGCGAACGTTCACGGCGCGGAAGCGGGGATGAAGGCCCTGCGCGAGATCGCCAAGCCTGAGCAGCTTGAGACCTACTATCTTTTCCATGCGGTGGTCGGGGATTTCGAGGAGCGCATGGAGCGACGCCAGGAAGCGGCGGCCAGCTTCAGCAAGGCCATCGAGCTCACCGGAGTGGCGGCGGAGAAGACCTTCCTCGATGAGCGGCGAAGGGCTTGTGAATCGAACGTGCCCTACCGCCCCGGCAAACACCGGCCGAAAGGCTGA
- a CDS encoding YciI family protein has translation MNSYTNSNGYLLLFRGTDWHLQMSPEEIQQVMGDWGSWFDRLGKEGKLAAANPLENEGVVISGKARTVSDGPFAEAKESVGGFFLLKVETMEEALAIAKECPALPYGLTVEVRPVAPACPAARMADEAGQHAMA, from the coding sequence ATGAACAGCTACACGAATTCGAATGGCTACTTGCTGCTTTTCCGCGGCACCGACTGGCACCTGCAGATGTCTCCCGAAGAGATCCAGCAGGTGATGGGCGATTGGGGCTCTTGGTTCGACCGGCTTGGCAAGGAAGGCAAGCTGGCCGCGGCAAATCCGCTCGAGAACGAGGGTGTGGTGATCTCCGGCAAGGCCCGCACGGTTTCCGACGGTCCCTTCGCCGAGGCGAAGGAGTCGGTAGGCGGCTTCTTCTTGCTTAAGGTCGAGACCATGGAGGAAGCGCTGGCGATCGCGAAGGAATGCCCCGCACTTCCTTACGGCCTCACCGTGGAGGTACGCCCGGTGGCACCCGCCTGCCCGGCAGCCCGTATGGCCGACGAAGCAGGCCAACACGCCATGGCCTGA
- a CDS encoding YybH family protein: MNTLDKTNEEQIREFTQKWLQAVHVKDLDAVMACYAEDVVAYDLFCTAKVTGREPYRKNFEMWFQCCETGPANYEIVELDIVASDAVAFARALNRMTGPNPERKVEESWIRVTVGFQKTGGEWKVVHEHVSVPLDMETQKGLFQSMP, encoded by the coding sequence ATGAACACTCTAGACAAAACCAACGAAGAACAGATCCGGGAGTTCACGCAGAAGTGGCTCCAAGCCGTGCACGTGAAAGATCTGGATGCCGTGATGGCCTGCTATGCGGAAGACGTGGTGGCCTACGATCTTTTCTGCACCGCGAAGGTCACCGGCCGGGAGCCCTACCGGAAGAACTTCGAGATGTGGTTCCAGTGCTGCGAGACCGGCCCCGCGAATTACGAAATCGTCGAACTCGATATCGTCGCCAGCGATGCGGTCGCCTTTGCCCGCGCGCTCAACCGCATGACCGGGCCGAACCCTGAAAGAAAAGTGGAGGAGTCCTGGATCCGCGTGACGGTGGGTTTCCAGAAGACCGGCGGCGAGTGGAAGGTGGTGCATGAGCACGTCTCCGTGCCGCTGGACATGGAAACCCAGAAAGGCCTCTTCCAATCCATGCCCTGA
- a CDS encoding DUF899 domain-containing protein, giving the protein MSTQSATMEGQVDLSDHRVVTREEWLAARKALLKKEKEHYRERDRLAAQRRELPWVKVEKEYVFEAPEGKVTLSDLFRGRSQLIVYHFMFGPGWTEGCGGCSFLSDHFDSARQHFENRDLVLTVVSRGKLEEFIPFKQRMGWEFPWVSSNGSDFNYDFGVSFTEDQVQKGQAFYNFAPETDTGESHGFSVFYKNEKGEIFHTYSCYARGGEEALGTFMMMDLTPKGRNEESTMNWVQLHDEYEKTESASCGCCKEGEA; this is encoded by the coding sequence ATGAGCACGCAATCTGCAACGATGGAAGGCCAAGTGGATCTCTCGGATCACCGGGTGGTAACGAGGGAGGAGTGGCTAGCCGCCCGCAAGGCACTGCTGAAGAAGGAGAAGGAACACTACCGGGAGCGTGACCGCTTAGCCGCCCAGCGCCGCGAACTCCCATGGGTGAAGGTCGAAAAGGAGTACGTCTTCGAAGCACCGGAAGGCAAAGTGACCCTCTCCGACCTCTTCCGCGGAAGAAGCCAATTGATCGTATATCACTTCATGTTTGGTCCCGGCTGGACGGAGGGCTGCGGCGGTTGCTCCTTCCTGAGCGACCACTTCGACTCCGCACGCCAGCACTTCGAGAACCGTGACCTGGTCCTGACAGTGGTATCCCGCGGCAAGCTGGAGGAGTTCATCCCCTTCAAGCAGCGCATGGGCTGGGAATTCCCTTGGGTTTCCTCGAACGGCAGCGACTTCAACTACGACTTCGGGGTGTCCTTCACCGAAGACCAGGTGCAAAAGGGCCAGGCCTTCTACAACTTCGCTCCCGAAACCGACACGGGGGAATCCCACGGGTTCAGCGTCTTTTACAAAAACGAGAAGGGTGAGATCTTCCACACCTATTCGTGCTACGCCCGCGGCGGGGAGGAGGCGCTCGGCACCTTCATGATGATGGACCTCACGCCCAAGGGCCGGAACGAGGAGAGCACCATGAACTGGGTGCAACTCCACGACGAGTATGAGAAGACGGAATCCGCAAGCTGCGGATGCTGCAAGGAGGGCGAGGCATGA
- a CDS encoding DUF1579 domain-containing protein, whose amino-acid sequence MKTTSLLRPLFAAFAVALFAPSLQAQDMPEMPKPQSEHAWLEKFAGTWQTEMQCSMGPDKEPMTSKGTETATMLGGFWLIVENKAEMMGQPFKGVLTLGYDPAKKNYIGTWTDSMTSTLWNYTGTLNEAGDTLTLESEGPCPMQGGKICKFKEVMKLTGKDEKTFTSSMLGEDGKWTQMMSAKSKRVK is encoded by the coding sequence ATGAAAACTACCTCACTCCTCCGTCCGCTGTTTGCCGCCTTTGCCGTGGCGCTATTTGCACCCTCCCTCCAAGCCCAAGACATGCCGGAAATGCCGAAGCCCCAGAGCGAGCATGCCTGGCTGGAAAAATTCGCCGGCACTTGGCAAACCGAGATGCAGTGCTCCATGGGCCCCGACAAGGAGCCGATGACGAGCAAGGGCACCGAGACCGCCACCATGCTCGGCGGCTTCTGGCTGATCGTCGAAAACAAGGCCGAGATGATGGGCCAGCCCTTCAAGGGGGTGCTCACCCTTGGCTACGACCCGGCCAAGAAGAACTACATCGGCACTTGGACCGACTCCATGACCAGCACCCTGTGGAACTACACCGGGACGCTCAATGAGGCGGGCGACACGCTGACGCTGGAATCCGAAGGCCCTTGCCCGATGCAAGGTGGGAAAATCTGCAAGTTCAAGGAAGTCATGAAGTTGACCGGCAAGGACGAGAAGACTTTCACCAGCTCGATGCTCGGCGAAGATGGCAAGTGGACCCAGATGATGAGCGCGAAATCGAAGCGGGTGAAATAA
- a CDS encoding discoidin domain-containing protein codes for MISLATLSFASAAEKTYRYYRFDPVKIVNNGGNMQLAEFTFSLGGNMLNTNNRNGSGTAVIPVTITSGAQNPTDGEGPAKVGDGALGTKWFKGNPFDAGEELTFDFGSPVTIDSYNWASANDSVFWNRSPVSWTFQGSADGTNWEIIDVRNDFAIINQNDTYQVGFGLPQAVSPLVNRFTVPNDNTGGTAAIVLNGGQVGLAWDTELADSVSISPAPGSVAVDGTATVTPPANATTAYTLTATRTGVPTPSTATTTVRAVAGGEVSYQYIRFKATKLRTGAETGLIQLREFSFFNNGSPVSVVSVDSPGGNFPAAENPGNLIDGSANANKWLDFNNAPVIFDLGEVKTIDGYSFFTANDADDRDPIRWILQGSNDQENWTVIESVNFDYPTPTARDVDGREIPLPGASVQPGIFSFSSSAQNIVLGEPFTLTWEAGAATTVSIDQGVGTVAASGSVNVNPPVGTTTYTLTATSANGTTTDTVTVNTIAVPAITTVNYADFSSSSTELSLRGTAQIADNRLRLTEDIGSQQAEAWFRLKQPVAGGFEAKFKISMNIERATTTPPADGIAFVIQNSPAGVDSGSNGESGLPSNAVNVVFKTFGGDSSRIEVREGEVVLGSVLAYDKPGVVLKGIPDNPATEGNEFIPNTLATLAGEDPYQVRVVYVPGSPGHIDVYWDGVAVLQNVQVDLETAGAVDASGKAFVGFSARTGGFFQNNDIVDWQMSYGDFSALPPFGLVKSVIHPVRTGEVTNTVIDLVWNAENEQIYNVTRDTDLIGTWEFVSEHFGEDGQLGARIVIDPATIAREFFRVEEAP; via the coding sequence ATGATCTCGCTTGCCACGCTATCTTTCGCTTCGGCAGCGGAGAAAACCTATCGGTATTACCGTTTCGATCCCGTCAAGATCGTCAACAATGGCGGTAACATGCAGCTCGCGGAATTCACCTTCTCGTTGGGCGGTAACATGCTGAATACCAACAATAGGAATGGTAGTGGAACCGCGGTGATTCCGGTCACAATCACTTCGGGCGCGCAGAATCCAACCGATGGCGAAGGCCCTGCCAAGGTTGGTGACGGCGCACTCGGAACCAAATGGTTCAAGGGTAACCCCTTTGATGCTGGTGAAGAACTTACCTTCGACTTCGGCTCACCGGTAACAATCGATTCTTATAACTGGGCGTCCGCAAATGATAGCGTGTTCTGGAATCGCAGCCCCGTGTCGTGGACTTTCCAAGGCAGCGCCGACGGGACGAACTGGGAGATCATCGATGTGCGGAACGACTTTGCCATCATCAACCAGAACGATACCTATCAGGTGGGCTTCGGGCTTCCTCAGGCGGTATCGCCCTTGGTGAACAGGTTTACGGTGCCCAATGACAATACCGGTGGAACCGCGGCTATCGTTCTGAATGGCGGACAAGTCGGACTCGCGTGGGACACCGAGCTCGCGGATTCCGTGAGCATCAGTCCGGCACCGGGCTCCGTTGCGGTGGACGGTACCGCGACCGTCACGCCGCCTGCAAATGCTACCACGGCCTATACGCTGACGGCCACCCGAACGGGTGTTCCCACCCCCAGCACCGCGACCACCACGGTTCGCGCGGTAGCCGGCGGTGAAGTCAGCTACCAGTATATCCGCTTCAAGGCGACCAAGCTGAGGACGGGTGCGGAAACGGGCCTGATCCAGCTGCGTGAGTTCTCCTTCTTCAACAATGGATCTCCGGTCAGCGTCGTCTCGGTGGACAGCCCGGGCGGTAATTTCCCGGCGGCGGAGAATCCGGGCAACCTGATCGACGGAAGCGCGAACGCGAACAAGTGGCTCGATTTCAACAACGCCCCGGTGATCTTCGATCTGGGTGAAGTGAAGACCATCGATGGCTACTCCTTCTTCACGGCGAACGATGCCGACGATCGTGATCCGATCCGCTGGATTCTCCAAGGCAGCAATGACCAGGAGAATTGGACGGTGATCGAAAGCGTGAACTTCGACTACCCCACGCCCACCGCCCGCGATGTAGATGGCCGCGAGATCCCGCTCCCCGGCGCTTCCGTGCAGCCCGGGATCTTCTCCTTCTCTTCCAGTGCGCAGAATATCGTTCTGGGTGAGCCATTCACCCTGACTTGGGAAGCGGGTGCCGCTACCACCGTCTCCATCGACCAAGGCGTGGGCACCGTTGCTGCCAGCGGATCCGTGAACGTGAATCCTCCGGTCGGCACGACCACCTACACGCTCACGGCCACCTCCGCGAACGGAACCACGACGGATACCGTGACCGTGAACACCATCGCCGTGCCCGCAATCACTACTGTCAACTACGCTGACTTTAGTAGCTCCTCGACCGAGCTTTCGTTGCGTGGAACCGCCCAGATCGCCGACAATCGTCTGCGACTGACGGAAGACATCGGCAGCCAGCAAGCGGAAGCATGGTTCCGTCTCAAGCAGCCGGTTGCCGGCGGCTTCGAGGCGAAGTTCAAGATCAGCATGAACATCGAGCGGGCGACCACCACGCCTCCGGCGGATGGCATCGCTTTCGTGATCCAGAACAGTCCTGCCGGGGTGGATTCCGGGAGCAATGGCGAAAGCGGCCTGCCAAGCAATGCGGTGAACGTGGTCTTCAAAACCTTCGGGGGGGATTCATCCCGGATCGAAGTTCGCGAGGGCGAAGTCGTTCTCGGCAGCGTGCTGGCCTACGACAAGCCCGGCGTGGTGCTCAAGGGCATCCCGGACAATCCGGCCACCGAGGGCAATGAGTTCATCCCGAACACACTCGCCACCTTGGCGGGTGAGGATCCCTATCAGGTCCGGGTCGTTTATGTGCCGGGCTCTCCGGGCCACATCGATGTCTACTGGGATGGCGTCGCCGTGCTCCAGAACGTGCAGGTGGACCTCGAGACTGCCGGTGCCGTGGATGCTTCCGGCAAGGCCTTCGTGGGCTTCAGCGCCCGCACTGGCGGCTTCTTCCAGAACAACGACATCGTCGATTGGCAGATGAGTTACGGGGACTTCTCCGCGCTGCCACCCTTCGGTCTCGTGAAGTCCGTGATCCACCCGGTCCGCACCGGTGAAGTGACCAACACGGTCATCGACTTGGTCTGGAATGCCGAGAACGAGCAGATCTACAACGTGACCCGCGATACCGACCTGATCGGAACTTGGGAGTTTGTAAGCGAACACTTCGGCGAGGACGGCCAGCTCGGTGCCCGCATCGTCATCGATCCGGCGACCATTGCCCGCGAGTTCTTCCGCGTGGAAGAGGCTCCCTGA
- a CDS encoding aldehyde dehydrogenase family protein, whose translation MPLKITKTPKCYVGGAFIRSESGRVFELKDASGAFFANLPRCTKKDLRNAVEAAAKAGAGWAKRTPYNRAQILYRLAEMLEARSAEMAEALTLGGTTKAGAAKEVAATIERIVHFAGWADKYEQVLGSVNPVASAHFNFTVTEAVGVVGVLAPEEAPLLGLMTLILPVITGGNSVVALVSRKSPYPSILLGEMLATSDLPGGVVNLMTGDRKEMLATFASHEQIRALSAVAESEEATALQRGAADSVKRVKLHAVKTDWFSEKHDSPYAIRDFTEAKTVWHPIGS comes from the coding sequence ATGCCGCTCAAGATCACCAAGACCCCGAAATGCTACGTCGGCGGCGCATTCATCCGCTCCGAATCCGGCCGCGTGTTCGAGCTGAAGGATGCTTCAGGAGCTTTCTTCGCAAACCTTCCGCGCTGCACCAAGAAGGACCTCCGCAATGCCGTGGAGGCTGCGGCCAAGGCGGGCGCAGGCTGGGCCAAGCGCACGCCCTATAACCGCGCACAGATCCTCTATCGCCTCGCGGAAATGCTGGAGGCCCGCAGCGCCGAGATGGCAGAGGCGCTGACCCTCGGCGGCACCACGAAAGCGGGCGCGGCCAAGGAAGTCGCGGCGACCATCGAACGCATCGTTCACTTCGCCGGTTGGGCGGATAAGTACGAGCAGGTCTTGGGTAGCGTAAACCCGGTGGCCTCGGCGCACTTCAACTTCACGGTCACGGAAGCGGTTGGAGTTGTGGGCGTGCTGGCACCGGAAGAAGCCCCCTTGCTGGGACTGATGACCCTGATCCTCCCGGTGATCACCGGCGGCAATTCGGTGGTTGCCTTGGTTTCGCGCAAGTCCCCCTACCCCTCCATCCTGCTGGGCGAAATGCTGGCTACCAGCGACCTGCCGGGCGGCGTGGTGAACTTGATGACTGGCGACCGCAAGGAAATGCTGGCCACCTTTGCCAGCCACGAGCAGATCCGTGCGCTCTCTGCCGTCGCCGAAAGCGAGGAGGCCACCGCACTCCAGCGTGGCGCTGCGGATAGCGTGAAGCGCGTGAAGCTGCATGCCGTGAAGACCGACTGGTTTTCGGAGAAACATGACTCCCCCTACGCCATCCGCGACTTCACCGAAGCGAAGACGGTGTGGCATCCGATCGGAAGCTAA
- a CDS encoding aldehyde dehydrogenase family protein: MAAKKTPSRNIRPRELLFGDLWEYDPAPESAEPFIEARFGLFIDGKYVAPKSKNYFDSIAPRNGAKLSEIPLANAADVDAAYAAAAKAFPAWSKLPGKERGKYLFRIARLLQDRAREFAVAETLDGGKPIKESRDFDLPMAAAHFFYHAGWADKLAYVAPGRTLAPLGVVGQVIPWNFPLLMLAWKIAPALATGNTVVIKPAETTSITALKFASILMDAGLPPGVVNIVSGAGETGAAVVNHPTAAKIAFTGSTEVGKIIQRSLAGTGKKLTLELGGKAANIVFEDAPLDQAVEGIVNGIFFNQGHVCCAGSRLLVQESVAELVTEKLKRRLQVLRVGDPLDKNTDVGAINSAEQLAKIKELVASGVKEGAELHQPACKLPAKGFYFAPSLFTNVSQSHRVAREEIFGPVLSILTFRTPEEAVEKANNTPFGLSAGVWTDKGSRILKMASELKAGVVWANTYNKFDPSSPFGGYKESGFGREGGKQGLLEYAALE, encoded by the coding sequence ATGGCAGCCAAGAAGACACCTTCAAGGAACATCAGGCCGCGTGAACTCCTGTTCGGAGATCTGTGGGAGTATGATCCGGCCCCGGAGTCGGCGGAGCCCTTCATCGAAGCGCGCTTCGGGCTATTCATCGACGGCAAGTACGTGGCACCGAAGTCGAAGAACTACTTTGATTCCATCGCGCCGCGGAACGGGGCGAAACTGAGCGAGATCCCGCTGGCGAACGCGGCGGATGTGGATGCTGCCTATGCCGCGGCCGCGAAGGCATTCCCCGCATGGAGCAAGCTGCCGGGCAAGGAGCGCGGCAAGTATCTCTTCCGCATCGCGCGGCTGCTGCAGGACCGTGCGCGCGAGTTCGCGGTGGCGGAGACGCTCGATGGTGGCAAGCCGATCAAGGAATCGCGCGACTTCGATCTGCCGATGGCGGCGGCGCATTTCTTTTATCACGCCGGTTGGGCGGACAAGCTGGCCTACGTGGCCCCTGGCCGCACGCTCGCGCCGCTCGGCGTGGTGGGCCAGGTGATCCCGTGGAATTTCCCGCTGCTGATGCTGGCATGGAAGATCGCTCCGGCGCTTGCTACTGGAAACACCGTAGTCATCAAGCCCGCGGAGACCACCTCGATCACCGCGCTCAAGTTTGCCAGCATCCTGATGGACGCGGGCCTGCCGCCCGGCGTGGTGAATATCGTGAGCGGCGCGGGAGAGACGGGTGCCGCGGTGGTGAATCACCCGACGGCAGCGAAGATCGCCTTCACCGGCTCGACCGAGGTGGGCAAGATCATCCAGCGCTCGCTGGCAGGCACCGGCAAGAAGCTCACCTTGGAACTCGGCGGTAAGGCGGCGAACATTGTCTTCGAGGACGCTCCGCTCGACCAAGCGGTGGAAGGCATCGTGAACGGCATCTTTTTCAATCAAGGCCACGTCTGCTGCGCGGGCTCCCGCTTGCTGGTGCAGGAAAGCGTGGCGGAATTGGTGACCGAGAAGTTGAAGCGTCGCCTGCAAGTGCTGCGTGTCGGCGATCCGCTGGACAAGAATACCGATGTGGGCGCGATCAACTCCGCCGAGCAACTTGCCAAGATCAAGGAACTGGTGGCCAGCGGCGTGAAGGAAGGTGCCGAGCTGCATCAACCCGCCTGCAAGCTGCCCGCGAAGGGATTCTACTTCGCTCCCTCGCTCTTCACGAATGTCTCGCAGAGCCATCGCGTCGCACGGGAGGAGATCTTCGGGCCGGTGCTTTCGATCCTCACCTTCCGCACGCCGGAGGAAGCGGTCGAGAAGGCGAATAACACGCCCTTCGGCCTGAGTGCCGGGGTCTGGACCGACAAGGGCAGCCGCATCCTGAAGATGGCGAGCGAATTGAAGGCCGGGGTGGTGTGGGCGAATACCTACAACAAGTTCGACCCCAGCTCGCCCTTCGGCGGCTATAAAGAGTCGGGCTTCGGACGTGAAGGCGGGAAGCAGGGACTGCTGGAGTATGCCGCGCTGGAGTGA
- the deoC gene encoding deoxyribose-phosphate aldolase, with the protein MTRPALRRLLDEIGTVDAVGIEERVAKYTTRSVKKASKVFGLKLAVTMVDLTTLEGKDTPGKVASLCQKALSPHGGDIPQVAAVCVYPSMVKHAAKHVKGTAVKIASVATAFPSGQAPLKTRLAEVRQAVADGADEIDMVINRGAFLEGELSLVQDEIAQVIEACGEATLKVILETSELETYDNIRAASFLAMRVIRPGDFIKTSTGKTSANATLGNNQVMIEAIRDFYLATGTEIAMKPAGGIRTAKQALQFLIAVKETLGDSWLNNRRYRFGASSLLNDLLRQLETQRTGAYQAPWTFSDDSTGY; encoded by the coding sequence ATGACTCGCCCGGCCTTGCGTCGTTTGTTGGATGAGATCGGCACCGTCGATGCAGTTGGCATCGAGGAACGGGTGGCGAAGTATACGACCCGCAGCGTGAAGAAAGCCTCGAAGGTTTTCGGGCTGAAACTGGCCGTGACGATGGTCGACCTCACCACGCTGGAGGGGAAGGACACGCCGGGCAAAGTCGCCTCGCTTTGCCAGAAGGCGCTCTCCCCGCATGGGGGTGATATCCCGCAGGTCGCGGCGGTCTGTGTTTACCCCTCGATGGTGAAACACGCAGCCAAGCATGTGAAGGGCACGGCCGTGAAGATCGCCTCGGTGGCCACAGCCTTCCCTTCCGGCCAAGCGCCGCTAAAGACGCGCTTGGCCGAGGTGCGGCAAGCGGTGGCCGATGGCGCGGACGAGATCGACATGGTGATCAATCGCGGGGCTTTTCTGGAAGGCGAGCTGTCGCTGGTGCAGGACGAGATCGCGCAAGTGATCGAGGCCTGCGGGGAAGCGACGCTGAAGGTGATCCTCGAAACGAGCGAGCTCGAGACTTACGACAACATCCGCGCAGCGTCCTTCCTGGCGATGCGCGTGATCCGCCCCGGTGATTTCATCAAGACCAGCACGGGCAAAACCTCGGCCAATGCCACGCTGGGCAATAACCAGGTGATGATCGAAGCGATCCGCGACTTCTATCTCGCGACCGGCACGGAGATCGCGATGAAGCCGGCCGGCGGCATCCGTACCGCCAAGCAGGCGCTGCAGTTCCTGATCGCGGTGAAGGAGACGCTCGGCGATTCGTGGCTGAACAACCGCCGCTACCGCTTCGGGGCGTCCTCGCTATTGAACGATTTGTTAAGACAATTGGAGACGCAACGGACCGGGGCCTATCAGGCACCGTGGACCTTCAGCGATGATAGCACCGGCTACTAA